TAGTAGCAGAACGGCTTAATCAGAGGTTTAAGGGTAGAGAAGAGTCGTCGATGAATACTGTCTTAGCAGGCTTTACGGCTCTTGGAGTACTTCTGGTACCACTACTTCAAACCAGAGTTGATCTTGAAACCATTCTATTTGGTGATCTTCTCGCTGCAAGTGGTAGTGACTTAACCCGAACCTTGGTGGCAACATTTGCACTGGCCTTATTACTAATTACCCGCTATCAAGATTTAGTATTTATTGGTGTAGATCCTGATGGGGCCTATGCAGCCAAGCGACCGGTAACACAAATTCGATTCATAGCAATTGTTATAACAGCATTAGTCATCATCAGTGCCATAACTGCAGTAGGAATCATACTTGTCATTGCTTTACTTTGCGCACCAGTTCTGATGCACATCGAAAAAAGTACCAGCCTTAAACAATTAATGGTGAAGTCAGCTGCCACTGGCTTGGCATTAACAAGTGGGGGAATGATGCTCGCAATTGCTGTCGATCTACCTCCAGGGCCAGTGATCGGAAGCCTCTGCATGGTTGCTCTTATTTTAAAAAGATTCTGAATAATAATTTTATTATGGCGAAGACAAGCGATAATTACTGATAGTTGAACAAATCACACCTCGAATAATTACAAACCCTAGGCCAAATTGTATACATAGGGAAGAGAAAAGATGGCACCACTCATCAAAATTACCAATACTTATGCTGTTTTTGGCAATCGATGGGAAGCGATTAGGCGAAAAATATAAGCAAATCAAAAGTCAAGACCTTGAAGCAATTATACAGGAAAAAATCTTAAGCTTGAAAACAGTTGGACCCAAAGCGAGAAAGTCAGAGCCACTTAACATGCTATATTATAAATATATAGTTCAAGAAAACTTGGTTCTGAAAAACA
The DNA window shown above is from Synechococcus sp. CC9902 and carries:
- a CDS encoding metal ABC transporter permease; this translates as MDETQLWWLLPLILSLLIGIICPATGSLLITQRRILLANLMAHSVLPGLVIALAIGIDPTVGGLISGLLGALVAERLNQRFKGREESSMNTVLAGFTALGVLLVPLLQTRVDLETILFGDLLAASGSDLTRTLVATFALALLLITRYQDLVFIGVDPDGAYAAKRPVTQIRFIAIVITALVIISAITAVGIILVIALLCAPVLMHIEKSTSLKQLMVKSAATGLALTSGGMMLAIAVDLPPGPVIGSLCMVALILKRF